In the genome of Arachis stenosperma cultivar V10309 chromosome 6, arast.V10309.gnm1.PFL2, whole genome shotgun sequence, the window TCAAGTCTAcctgaaatacataagtataaAGTGCAGAAGGAAATTGGAGAATCTATTACATGAACCATTCAATTCAtacgcaaaaaaaaaaacagattcATGTGTgttttggatcctttttactattttaaagTAGGCTCTGAAGTGTTTGTATTCAGAAATTATATTTAGATCAAACACATTTACCAATAATTATTCTCCCccatgaaaattaaaaaagaaaagtcATAATTGGTGTCAACTAGAATAGCTTTATTGTCTGGTTCAAGGAAAGTCTTCGAATGCAAATTATTTTCGGCATTTTCATTTTCCTGTTTCACCTCCACCAGGAGAAAACAATGTTCATCTGTCAGATTTGATTTGTGGAACCGTATTTTTAGTCTGCATTCCCATAAACATGCACCAGGCGTCTATCTATGAACTTATATCTTTACCGTATCCTACATTTTTCTATAATATGCATACCTGCACTGAGTGATAAGGAACCGGAACTACACGGTGATCTTCAACCTGCAGTTTAAAAAGCATCaaggttatatatatatatatatagctccATGTAATTTACACTGTGAGTGAGTATTTATTTTCAACTAGGATCAGTGGCAGATGGTGAAAAATAGATCACAGAATCAAAGTTAACCTTGGACAAGCTCTCAAAGAGCATCTCAAAGAATAGATCAATGCCGACATTTCCGACATCTCCTGTTTGTTGTTCACCAAATATTGTCCCAAAACCTCTTATAGCCATGTCTCGCTCGGCTAGTTGGAATCCTTGACCAAGCTCATGGCATTCTTCAAGAGCTGCAAGCCTCTCCTATGGGACATCACTAAGCAGAATGTTAAATTTAGGTAATATTTAAGCAATCGGTTTTCTATATTACAAGCGGAAGATTCAATCAAGTTtatgagtaaaaataaaagGTAAAAATTGATCACAAACATACCAGTGCTTGGTCAGAGAGCATACTTTTATCAGGGTAAAATAAGTGTGCATGTGCTTCCTTATCGGCTCGCCCAACCCTTCCACGTAACTAAGAGCATTACGGATGTTAGTTAAACAGAAATAGAGAAATCGGATTAATATCACTTGCTCCAACCATAAAATGCATATATCAGAAACATAATGACAATAACAAGTTCTGAACAATGCTTGGAGTCAAAGAGTAAAGACATGACATATGAAACATgtaacaaacaaacaaaagaagATGGAATTAGGAAACAGAAAACCTGGTACAACTGTGCGAGTCCAAATTGTTGAACATCTTGAATGATAATGGTATTTGCATTTTGAATATCAAGCCCACTTTCTACTATATTTGTGCAGATAAGGATTTTTGTTTCGCCTGAAGCAAATCTATCCATGGTATCCTCTAATTGCCTTGAGTATTGCTACACCAGAAAGAATATGAAATTTACACAATTAATGCTGAAACATCTGTGAATTGAGTATGTATATAATGCATGTATATTCTGTTGTTACAAGATAATCAATTCTAGAGCTCTAGACGATCACATGTATTTTTCATCTAAAGAAAAATAACTGTGAACTGAGTTTGTAGTAATTAAAAAAGCTCTTCTTGTCATATATTACTGCTTATGGAAGAAGAAAGCAGAGAAAGAATGGAGGACATACATGTAGCAAAACCTTGAGGTTCTTCTACCCTCTCAGGCTCTCAGCTCAGAAAGCTGTAAAATCTTTGTTTATTAATTGGCTACTATATGCACTCCCtagttattatattttcattGCCTACTATATGCAAAACCTTTGTTCATTAAAATTTCGACTTCATTATTCTGTTAGTTCTTATAGTTtaaccaaatttttaattagatcctTACAATTTAGAAGTTTGTAATTGAGCCTTTATGTTAGATAAAAATTCTCAATAAGCTTCTTgctaaaaaatatgaaatattctttagtcatttttgtgtttgaTGTAAGACGAAGGGTGGAATATTCTAAAAGCAAATATTCTAGGATTATTGCATTTTTTTATGAAAGATAAATACTAGTAAGGACCTAATTAGAAATGTTTAGCTAGTATAGAGACTCAATTACAAAGTTTTAAACTATAAGGACCTAactaaaaaattagtaaaactATAAGACccatagaataattaaactcaACATTTCTCTTTCATGTGATATGCGACAGTAGACCCAAAAAAGAAGCAACTACCTTCCCATGGGCAATGGCTATTTCAACATCTGGGAATGACTCTTCAAGAAAATACATTACTTCTTCAAGTCCTGTAAGGCAAATAGTTGAGAAGAAAACAGTCAACACGGAAATAAATGTAAATTAGCAAATATATGTCAACAGCACCACCATGcaccacaacaacaacaacaacaacaaagccttgtcccactaggTGGGGTCGGCTGCATGAATCAAACGATGTCATTgagctctgtcatgtatcatgtctacagagagaccgtttacatgtaaaTCTCATTTGACCACCTCATgaatggtcttcttaggtcttcctctgcctttcacctcttgtccatcttccatctcatccatcCTCCTGACTGGGTGTTCTGTCaatcttcttctcacatgtccaaaccacctgagacgcaattctaccatcttttccacaatgggtgctactccaactctctcccttatatcttccttccttattttatccaatcgcgtataaCTACttatccatctcaacatcttcatctctgccacacttaGCTTATTTTTGTGCTCCCCTTTGGTCGCCCAACACTCCATACCATAAAGCATAGCACCACCATGCACCATGATGCATAATTTCCCTTTTATGTCCATGATTGTCGTCTCAAATTAAAATTCATAAGCTTATCTTTCTTTAATATATTCAAAGTAAATTTACTGTTATGGTAACTACTCTTCAACTTAAGtcaaagaaatgaaaaaaactTGACATTAtgtaaataaatgaaaaattattACATGAGAATCACCTTTAATACGCGGCAGAACATAAAAAACTTGACCGCCACGGTCAAGCTCATACTTGATGGCCGATATTACTCTATCCTTACTGAATGCAGAAAGGTGAGTCTTGATGGGAACTCTTTCTGGAGGTGGGGTTGTAATTAAACTGAAATGGAAATTAACGAACGAAATTACCATAGTATACTTTATGCTTGGATTAGTTGGCCTTAACTGATCTGCTTCTTTTGATTAGTGCAAGTTTAATGAAAAAAGCTAATCTTGCAAGAGATGAAGTGCTAGGTAATATAGAAGCAGAAGATAAAGAAGGTGAAAATAAAATTGTTAAGGCTAGTTACCTAGCATCACGAAACCCTGTCAAGGCTAAATAGAGAGTTCTCGGGATAGGGGTTGCCGATAGAGTAAGTACGTCCACCGAAGTTTTAAAAGAAGCAATCCTCTCCTTCTGTTTGACACCAAACCTCTGCAATGCATAACTCATTACTTAGTAGAGAAAAGCAATAGGACTGTAGTTGCAAGGGAAACAACTATTGCCAAGAATTGGCAAACCTGTTCCTCATCGATCACAAGCAGGCCAAGTTTGTTATATACAACACGATCTCCAAGAAGCGAGTGAGTTCCAACAACAATGTCCAGGTCACCATTCTTAATCTTGTCCAATTGTGCTTCTTTCTCTGCTCTGGTCTGCAAGTAGTGATAAATCACATAGTCTAAAATTGATAGACATGTTCCTAATTATTCATAAATATCCACCAAGATGATAACATTTTCCCTTGATGCAGCTCATATTTCTTGAACTTAATAATTGGCTAAATATCAATTCCTACAATGTACTTATGCCACCAATTTTAAAGAAAAGCtagattaatatatataaaaaatgaggAAGCAAGACATCTCCAGACTAAAAGTCGTGATACCATGCACCACTCGATTACGTATATATGTAGCAGAAGTACATCATGTATTGTCATATAATAGCCatgaaaatggaaatgaaagaaaattttaatataattgaaCACTGAGCATAAAATAACACCCTTTATAAATGGAGATGCCAAACCAGAAGAAGGAATCGTTTCCATAAAAAATGAGTAGGCAATGAAATATATATCCAGCGAGCAAAATAAAGAATATATCATTTAAAGTCAGAAACTTCCAATTTGATGCACTGATAGGGTTCTTCACAAAAAAGAGCTACTGAAAAGACATCACGTTTATCCAATAAGTGGAAACTGTGTTGTTAGTGAAGGGAAGTGTTACTTCAACCAAAAACTGACATGTATTCAGTTTAGCTCATGATTATAGTTTATGGGATATTTTGACTTAGCATTAGAGAGAGTTCTTAACAAACTCAACTGGATGAAAGCATATTGTTATTCTTATTTGACTACGAAATAAGTTAAACTATAATCTCCATACTTCATAAAATTAGATATATTTGAGTATTTAACTATAATAAAAATGGGAAACAGAGAAAACTCGGCCATACCTGAAACCTGCTTAGTAGTCCAACTTTGAGATTAGGATATACAGAAAAGCGTTCAGATATAACATCAAAATGTTGTTTTGCTAGAACTCTAGTCGGTGCTAGAATCATTGCTTGCTTTTTCGCCGACACAACACAGTAGATAGCACGTAGTGCAACCTCAGTTTTGCCAAAACCAACATCTCCACAAATTAATCTGTCCATTGGAGTTTCTCGCTCTGTCAAATCCCTCTCAACATCAATAAAAGCCTGGACAGATAAAAAGGTACGTATTTGGAAGAGATGGAAATAACTCATAAGCATCAAATAAAAATGTCATATTGAAATAAATGTGAATATGTATATGTATAAATTCTGATTTATCGTGAATGCCTTAGAACATAACatgtaattatttaaaaattttaaataacaaattaaaattagaatataAAATCATAATTAACAATTCCCCTTCCATCTAAACACATAGCATTTACTAAGATGTCACCTGTTGTTGATCAGGTGTAGGCTTATAAGGAAATTGAGCAGCAAATTCAGTCATGGCAGGACTTTTCGAGTAAGGCGGTCTTCTCTGTTTGAGCCTATGTAGATAGAGCTCCATCAAGTCAACGACCATTTTCTGTATGGCAACCTTCCCCTTAATCTTTCTTTTCTCCCAACTACTAATATCATTTAACTTGCTCAATGTCCGAGGTCTTTTGTTCTCGTTTGGACTGCCAAGGCACACCAAAATTTGACACGATCATGACCAAATCAAAACAATTCTCCAAACACAATTGACTACTAGCTAAACAAAATACTAGCTTCTCTAAAGTGCCTTAACAGGGTAAAGTGTTTGCATCAAAAGAAATTATGGCACACTTACGGTTCTTGTATCATGCAAAATTCTCAATCTCAACCATCAATTTTTTCATCGACGACCATGATTGTGCAATATCTCACTATTGAAATGTCTAGCTAACTGACTTGTTCTATATATATGAATTACATTACAATAACAAAAAAGGTAAGAGTAAGAGGGCAAGGAAAACTCACAGACTATATCTATAGAGCATTTTCGATGCCTGCTTAAGAGGAAGCTTCGCCATCCCATCAGCATACTCGATGAAAACATATTCAGTAGGTTCTGTAGAATTCTTTGGAACATCCAACCTGATCCCAACAAACCTCCCAATGCCAACCTTCTTGTGAACAACATAGTCACCGGATTGAAGCGTATAAGGGTCAACCTTGTAGCTGAAGGTACCATCTTTCCCTTCCTTCCTCTCACCCTTCAGCTTCTGCAACCCCTTCTGCTGCTGCTCCTTCACCATCTGTATGTACCTATATTACACAAATATCTCATTTTCACTCGCGTTTGCTAACTGTATTCATATACGTATGATTTAGCAAATACTGTAATCTTAAACTCCTTAAGTTCATGGCTGATTCATATTGTACTCAATACTTATTTGTGAAGCATAGTATGTACCTATCAGCCTCCTCTGAGTCCATAACAGTTCTTGAAACCTCCCTGCTGCCATAGTCACGACGAATTCTCTCGTTAAGCAAGGCAATTGGGTCATTCTCAAGCTCATTCTTTTTCTCTGTTCTGTTCCGCAATTcggaaggggaagaagaaggggCATAGACCCCTTGCGTATAGAATGCATTGGTGGGAAAAAGAAGTACGTTTTTCTTCTTGATGTGAAGGGCTATAGGGTATAAAGGGTGGGGGAGGATGAAGAGTTTCCAAGTTTTGGGGGAAGAAGTGAGCTTGGAGATAAGGGGTGTGGAAAAGtgtggagttggaaggagtgaAGCCATGGAAAGAGGAGAGTGGTGTGTGGTTTTCAGAGGGAAGAATGGAAATGGGTCATTGGAAAAGTTTGAATCTTTGTGAAGAATGCGTATTTTGGGAAGATAGAACCGAATTCAGAGATGAATGTTGGAGGTTTTGGAGGGGTTTTGCCCAAACAGGGAACAAATATCTTATATCAGCATAACTCAACTTCCAGCTttaatatcaaaaatattttgtcaaattatttttttttctgggGTTGAGATAAGACATAAGAGGCTGCGCAGgatattttttttccttcttttatttatttacttattttatatattttaatggGCCTGCGGTTTTGGTTCCTCTTCCAGCAagtagaaacaaaaaaaaaacgaattACTAGTTTCAggaccaaaaaataaaaagaaaagggaaataAGAGGGATATCTTCGAATTCCAATTCCTCCTTTGAGCGGAGGCCGGAGGAGCCATCACTTTGTATCAGGCATGCAATAAATTAACATTTTCTTAAGTAATTGTGCAGAGCTCTTAGGCATTTAACATGGTCTTGGGTTAGCCAACCATCAATGCTTTCACAGGGCTATCCTAGAGTACTCTCTTTTCTATGCTGGCTTTAGAGGAATAACTTCTTTTCAGGCCGTTCTTTCGTAAAATAGAATAACTATCAATAAGCATAAGCATGTTGGCTGAAGCCATTCAACGTAGGTTCTTTCCATCAGAACCTTCCTAACCATGGTATCCACTGGTTCGTTCACAGAGCAAGACACCAAAGTAAAGCAAAACTGCCAGTCCAGTCTCAGAGCGATCTTGAGAAGAAAGCCCCTCTATGTGGTGTTGTGGAACAATTTTGCTAGATCAAAGATTGCGAGCTTCTGCGCAATAAACACCCCGATAACCACACTCCCAAGCTAGTTGCAAACTGCAACAAATAGCCAGCAGCTCTGCATGAAGAGGCCGATGATGCAGACAAGTTCCGGAGCAGCTCTTCACCCAGCTGCCGTCTGCATTGCGAATGACGGTGCCAAAGGCAGACTGTTGAGGCTCCATGAAAACAGTTCCATCAGAGTTAACTTTCACAAACACTAAAGGAGGTGGAGACCAGTGAAAAGAGATTGAGTGATGGCTCATAAGCTGGCCATGCTGCAGTAGAGCCTGGAATTCCAAGGCTGAGAAGTGAGCATAATGGGACAGCAAGGGAAGGGGCCAGTGATCATCAGTTTATGCCCATTCCAAATACACCGCAACGCCGGAACAATGAGGGTAGAGTTAGTATTACCAGAATCTCTTTTGATCCAGGCCCCTCAGCATTATCACAACTATTGGGGTAAACGCCAGAAGCACTAAGATTGTGGATTTGTGGAAGAAATGGAAGAGAGCAGTTCGAGGAAAAGTGCCCTTTGGTATGTGCTAATTGGACATAATTTAGGTGCGCAAATAACACTTTTACTAAATAAATAATCAGaaggaaaggagaaagatcATTTCTAAGTTGAGTCTTCTAATActccccccaaaaaaaaaaaacttctaatacaaaattattgcaactatataatataattacacATTAGGAGAGCACCATAAACCTTACAAGCGTTTTTCTCAGAGAGACCCTCCTCTGCCATACTCATTTTTCCATGAGCGAGGCAATAAAAATAACACCTATAGCCTGGAGCATAGATTCTATACAGCCAGGAAGAAGTTGTAAATCAAATTTAGGCAAGAAACTAAACATAATATATCATTCCAACTTCAATGAGACTGATGTGAGGAATGTTAAGAGCCACAGCAGGACCCCTGCAATTCTTGCGTAGAAATGAGTAACCGATATCAATCACAAGCTTCTTCAAGAATGAGGATGATTTCCTAGCCTTAACATATGAGTGCCCCAATACATAAGCAACCCCAGCTTCCTTAGCTTGAATCAAATCCACAAGTTCTTCCCTAACTGCAGGATCCATACCAGGATTGTTTGGTAGCTGAAATCTTACTCGACGCCTTCTAACTTGTGGACTTTCATCATCATAAACCGATTGCAAGCTGCGAAGGGTTACAGATTTACTGCTGGGGATGGAGCTGTCCACACCAATTTCCTCAATCTCGGAAACTATTAAGCTTGCAGTGGATTCTAAAGTTCTGGTACTTATAACAGCCATCCTCCCATCGAGCGAAGAGCTTTCAGAACTTGAGTACTGTGGTTCTTCTGCTTCCCTCTGTATAAACTCTGCTATACTCTGTATTAGATGGTTCTCGAAGTCTCCATCGTCCCTTTGAATGTCCTTGTACCCATATCTGACAATGCACCTGTACATTCGATAAGGTCTTGGACAAACTCGACCAATAAGGAATCTTTCTTCTGGGGAGACATATGGAACAGGGACTGATTTCACACAGACAAAAACTAACACCTTGTGAAAGGCAGGAAGATTCGTTACAAAATGGGAAAATATTGAAGGAACTCCAGTTGCTAGTTCTGAGTAGATGAGACCTATTCCTGGGACTCGAACAATGCCAAGGCTTGGGCCCAAACCCAGTAACCACTTCAATGAAACTTTGTTGTGCAGATCATAGCTGTACTTCCTTCGAGTACCATAATGCCATACATACATAACAACCATGAAGATGCAGGATAAGACAAGAGGAACCCATCCTCCCTGAGGCACTTTCATGAATGCTGCTGATAGATAGGTGCCCTCTATCACCcaaaagaataaaaggaatGCTATAGCAATCACAACACTTTTTTGCCAGACAAAGATTGCGACCAGAGTCATCAGAAAGGTCGTCACAAACATTACAGTCATACATGCGAGTCCTGTAAATCAATGCCATGAATTAAATTCAAAACGAAAAAAACCGACATTCAAACTGTAATTTGTAACAACATTGTTAGCAGAAACTCCTGAATTCAAGGTAGCAGAGCAGGAATTGTAACATATCAAActagaaaacagaaaaaaaaaaaaataaagggcTGGGATATTAACCATACTATCATTATTTTCACATCCACAAGCCAGTAATTATTGTATTGTTGTTCCTTCATAACAACTATTAGGACTTTGACTAATTGAACTATCAATCCAAACATATAATCAGAGGAAAACAATGATCTGAAGCAAATGAACAGAAAATTACCATACTCACAAGGAAAAAGATCCTCTAacttgtgtgtgtgtgtgtgtgtgtgtggttGTGGGAGGGGGGTGGGGGGTGGGGggttttggggggggggggggggtggtACGCTTTTTTGAGCAGGGAACCTTATATTACCGTAAGCATTTCCAATTATAGTTGTGTCTTGAAATCCAATGGTTATTGCAAGAGTCAGGATCATGAGTATCCAGTTTATCTCTGGGATGTAGATTTGCCCATATATATGTTTTGAAGTGTGGACAACTTTAACTCGTGGAAAGCAGCCAAGTGCATGACACTGCTTGATGATAGAGAAAGTTGCGGTTATAACAGCTTGACTCCCAACAATAGCAGCAAGGGTGGCAACAACAAAGACAGGCCAAAATACAGGTTCTGCAGTAGAAGCAAAAAAAATTAGCAATTGCACTAAATTACTGAATTCTCAAAGCAGTATTAACGAATGAGAGTAATGAATGGACCAACCAGGTATTGAATCATAAAAACTGTTATGAATAGATTGAAGGTTCTTAGACAAGAAAGCAGCTTGGCCCATATACTGTACCACCAAACAAGGGTATATAACAAATGCAAATGCAATCTGCAAAAGGGAGGAAAATATTAAGGAATCTCTTGACAATTGAGCATGTACTACTTATTGTTGCTTTCccagaaaatagtagtaatttgTAAAACTAAGATCAATTTGATTATGTTGATATCATAGAGAAAATGGTGGATAAGagggaaagagaaaaagaagagaaagaaaacacTCAACTATAAGTACTCCTTATTTCTAATAATACTTTAAGCCATGTACCAGCATAGTGCAACTGGTACAATCTCAGCCCATCAAGACTAGTGACACGATTGGACAGCTAAAGCAATAAGAATCATAACATCATAATTCATAACAACAGTTGCAAGAAATTCAGCATCAAGTTTTTCTCACCCTTATCGATGTAGCAGTGAAATGACCAAGATCTGCAAACATAGCTTCAGTTCCTGGtgaggtaaaaaaaaaaaaaaaactcaaatagTTAGTAATTTAGTATAGTATAGCATCTGAGTTTCTTAAAACCTCAGGTTTTACAGTTCTAGTAACTCAAATTTTGACTAAATTTATACAATTGTAAATAGAACAAGGAACATCAATACATCATGCATAACATCCCTACAAACTATAGAGCATATCCTATGATATAACTGTTAAAAAGGATCAGAACTAACATACCAGTGATACAGAGAAGTATCCCTCCAAGAGAAATCCAACCTTCTTTACCAGTCTTGATAAAGAACTTGATGAGATAGTATGGGGATAATGCACGAACAATTCTAGGATTCCAAAAAATTGTGTTATACAGCCCAATAGAAAATATCGATAATAGCCAGATGATTACAACTGGTGCAAACACGAATGCCACTTTGTGTGTGCCAATGTGTTGAAGAGCAAACAGCCCAACCAATATGACACAGGCAAGCAGGACAAGCTCACCATCAGTTAATTTTCTTTCCGTAACTTGTAACCCTGATACAGATGCTAGAACTGCAAGGTAAAGATCAGGCTAATTGTTAGTTTCTTCTTAGAAGCAAGCCTTCAAGTAAAAAAACCAATCGAGTTCtgtcatattattattatattggAAGCAGTTCACAACAAAATAAGATGCTACAAAGCTCCAGGCATcccaaattttaattatgaatcACTTACCTGAAATTGCTGGGGTGAGAACACCATCGCCAATGACCATGCAAGCACCAAACAACACCACAATAAGCAGTGCCGTTCTTAACCTTTTATGCTTCTCCAGAAACCTCTTCAGTGGAGAAGAGGTTATGGCCTGTTGCGAGGGACCATATTTGTAGGATGATAACTCCTCATCAGCTGCTTGTTGATTGGGGAGCAAATTAAACTTGGCGTGCCTGCAGAGCAGCGAATAAAGAGCAAACGTTCCACCTGAAGACAGTAGTATTGCACTATATGATCATAATAAAATCATAGAGTTATAACTTATAACCAATCTTACAAGAAAATAATCCTAATAAAGGCCGCCATTCAAATACCTTCGCCACTATCATCAGCACTCAATAGGATGAACACATACTTAATCAACGGTATTAGTGTCAGTGTccagaaaatcaaagaaaaagctCCAAATATAGTTTCTTCATCGCGGTGGTCCTTCAATTTGCCTCGAAATGTGCTTGTGAAAACATAGAGTGGTGAAGTGCTCAGATCTCCATACACCACACCAAAGCTTTGATATGCTAATAATAGATTCCTAGAGAGATTCACCCATGATAACTGAAAGGTCCCAAACAGCCAAAACAAATTATCGATTATCCATTTATCCATCATTCAATCAAGTTCAAACAACCAAAACACTGGAAAATGAACCAGTGAAGTGAACCACATCATCTAAAAAGAATGAAATTCAGTACAATGGCATAAATCAAACAAAAGGAAACAAATAATAATCAAAGGAACTCGAAAAAACACTTAAAATCAGCATAATTGAGTATCTCATTCTCAAAAGTTGTTCAAGATAATTTGAATACTTATTACAGTGGCGAATCCAAGCAGAAACCAAAGACACACACCTCCATGCGTTGACAAGAAACACGAACTCACATGAAGAATGAAAAATATGCTTAaacatattaaattaaataaataaaaacaaaaaacaaagagAGCGCGGAGCAAAGTCAGTTACAAAAAGTTCCAGAAAGAAGAATGAGGCAAAACAAGTAGAATTCAGAATTGGTTCAgagtagtgaaaaaaaaatgaacttcATTTCACTTGAATTTCGGAATAAAAAAGCACTGCGTTAGCGTGTTGAGGAAGAAGCCTAACCAGCGAAGGGTTCCGAGAAGTAGAAGCTCCAGATTCCGGTTCCAtcacagagagagagagagagagagagagagagagagagagagagagagatgataGTAGACTACTGTAAGCAGCGAAAGAAAGAGAGCGAAACCAAACAAAACTGAACACGATACAACTCTCttgttatattatattatattataaaatattttatgtcatcgtacattttattttttaaataattatttatgcattattttttgCTGAAtgatattaaataattaaatatacatataaaattattttgtatatggcggtgttttaaaattaaatatataaaaatatttaataataaaaaaatttaatcaaaaaataatataattaataaatattaaataagataaattttaatttttttatcaacttaatattatcattaagttatatatataatgttatCATCATATAATCATACATTAATACGAGTCACGAGTTAGTTCAGTGATTCCAAAGAaggatcaataattcaatttagttaaatattaaatGTTAGTATTAAACCAtaaaatgataataaattatatgGTTTATAAGATTACTAATAAATGAGGGAAAATAAATAATGATCAAATGGAATAGAGCCACAGAGCGAGCAAGAAGCAATGTGAAAATTGAAAGCTGATGTGGAAGTTTGCGTGTAGCGATCCGTATCCAGCGCACCATGATGAGTATTGGTGCATGCAGCTACAGGAGAGCAGTGAGCCAGTGATTCTGTGAACCGCGCGTTAATACCACGCGATGTTTGTCTGCGTGTGGTTCTGATGGTGATGTTCTATTGGATTGGAAGGTTGGTTCACTTGGTTGGGTAGTTGGCCTCCCACACTTCAAATGGCCAAATCAGTGTAGTGGATAGGTCATTTAAGTGTATGTGGTTTTTATGACCCAAAGAAAAcactatattttaatttttaagacaataaaataaataaataacggAGTTGCGGAAATGATTATATATTGCTAAATGTTAATTTACCATGTTTCGTTTTTTCCTTTATTGATCTAATTTCCATATTACTAttggtaaaaaaataaaaaataaatagtgTTTATTTTTTTCCATTCTTTGTACTAATTTTTAGACGAGTTAatacttttttatatatttctttcccctttttttttgttatccactcttttttcttattctattacaaaaaaatacatttattatcattaaattttctattaaaatattttcatattatttttgttagattTACAATTGAAAAATCTGATATTCAcatcagaaaataaatattacTGTTGAAACATAAATTTGATGTTAATTTTTATCTTACATATTTCTTTAAAATTACGAGTTCATTATAGTAGAATTTAGCATCTAATTAATATGATGATAACAACTTA includes:
- the LOC130932717 gene encoding ATP-dependent DNA helicase At3g02060, chloroplastic, encoding MASLLPTPHFSTPLISKLTSSPKTWKLFILPHPLYPIALHIKKKNVLLFPTNAFYTQGVYAPSSSPSELRNRTEKKNELENDPIALLNERIRRDYGSREVSRTVMDSEEADRYIQMVKEQQQKGLQKLKGERKEGKDGTFSYKVDPYTLQSGDYVVHKKVGIGRFVGIRLDVPKNSTEPTEYVFIEYADGMAKLPLKQASKMLYRYSLPNENKRPRTLSKLNDISSWEKRKIKGKVAIQKMVVDLMELYLHRLKQRRPPYSKSPAMTEFAAQFPYKPTPDQQQAFIDVERDLTERETPMDRLICGDVGFGKTEVALRAIYCVVSAKKQAMILAPTRVLAKQHFDVISERFSVYPNLKVGLLSRFQTRAEKEAQLDKIKNGDLDIVVGTHSLLGDRVVYNKLGLLVIDEEQRFGVKQKERIASFKTSVDVLTLSATPIPRTLYLALTGFRDASLITTPPPERVPIKTHLSAFSKDRVISAIKYELDRGGQVFYVLPRIKGLEEVMYFLEESFPDVEIAIAHGKQYSRQLEDTMDRFASGETKILICTNIVESGLDIQNANTIIIQDVQQFGLAQLYQLRGRVGRADKEAHAHLFYPDKSMLSDQALERLAALEECHELGQGFQLAERDMAIRGFGTIFGEQQTGDVGNVGIDLFFEMLFESLSKVEDHRVVPVPYHSVQVDLNINPHLPSEYINYLENPMQIINEAERVAENDIWSLVQFTESLRRQFGKEPRSMEILLKKLYVRRMAADMGISGIYSSGKTIIMKTNINKKVFKIMIESMASETLKNSLVLEGDQIKAELLLELPKEQLLNWLFQCLAELHASLPALIKY
- the LOC130935387 gene encoding potassium transporter 4, whose amino-acid sequence is MEPESGASTSRNPSLLSWVNLSRNLLLAYQSFGVVYGDLSTSPLYVFTSTFRGKLKDHRDEETIFGAFSLIFWTLTLIPLIKYVFILLSADDSGEGGTFALYSLLCRHAKFNLLPNQQAADEELSSYKYGPSQQAITSSPLKRFLEKHKRLRTALLIVVLFGACMVIGDGVLTPAISVLASVSGLQVTERKLTDGELVLLACVILVGLFALQHIGTHKVAFVFAPVVIIWLLSIFSIGLYNTIFWNPRIVRALSPYYLIKFFIKTGKEGWISLGGILLCITGTEAMFADLGHFTATSIRIAFAFVIYPCLVVQYMGQAAFLSKNLQSIHNSFYDSIPEPVFWPVFVVATLAAIVGSQAVITATFSIIKQCHALGCFPRVKVVHTSKHIYGQIYIPEINWILMILTLAITIGFQDTTIIGNAYGLACMTVMFVTTFLMTLVAIFVWQKSVVIAIAFLLFFWVIEGTYLSAAFMKVPQGGWVPLVLSCIFMVVMYVWHYGTRRKYSYDLHNKVSLKWLLGLGPSLGIVRVPGIGLIYSELATGVPSIFSHFVTNLPAFHKVLVFVCVKSVPVPYVSPEERFLIGRVCPRPYRMYRCIVRYGYKDIQRDDGDFENHLIQSIAEFIQREAEEPQYSSSESSSLDGRMAVISTRTLESTASLIVSEIEEIGVDSSIPSSKSVTLRSLQSVYDDESPQVRRRRVRFQLPNNPGMDPAVREELVDLIQAKEAGVAYVLGHSYVKARKSSSFLKKLVIDIGYSFLRKNCRGPAVALNIPHISLIEVGMIYYV